Proteins encoded within one genomic window of Apis mellifera strain DH4 linkage group LG1, Amel_HAv3.1, whole genome shotgun sequence:
- the LOC724144 gene encoding enhancer of rudimentary homolog, with the protein MSHTILLVQPGNRPETRTYSDYESVNECMEGVCKIYEEHLKRRNPNTPTITYDISQLFDFVDQLTDLSCLVYQKSTNTYAPYNKDWIKEKIYVLLRRAAGHGK; encoded by the exons ATG TCTCATACAATATTGCTTGTTCAACCAGGTAATAGACCTGAAACAAGAACATATTCAGATTATGAAAGTGTTAATGAATGTATGGAag gtGTATGCAAGATTTATGAAGAACATTTGAAGAGGCGAAATCCAAACACACCAACTATAACATATGATATCAgtcaattatttgatttcgTTGATCAACTTACAGATTTATCATGTCttgtttatcaaaaatctaCAAATACATATGCCCCATATAACAAAGAttggattaaagaaaaaatatatgttttattacgTCGAGCTGCAGGACAtggcaaataa